agacttgataaataattgaatttttaaaccaaaaaattCCATGTGTAGTTAGATATCACAAATCTTTCAACAGATTAGCATTTTGGCTTAAACAATATAGTATCTAGATGATATACCATCCAgtggtttaatttaaattactggacttttctaaatatttaagttatttaccTTTCTTTTTGGTGTTCTTTTCTTAAGCTTTGGCTTCTTACGACTAGGACTGGGAGTGTCTGGTATTACAGCAGGCACTCGCAAAGTTGGTTTCACATTAGCTGTTCTTGGTAAAATGCATGGGGAGTCAATTGAACCATCAGCTTCAACTGTAAAGATAATGtatctataattaaatataatcacaatggaaaacttatttcattaagAAACCAGGTCTCAACTTACTGCAGAAAGAGTCATCTGTATCCAAGTCAATTATCATATTTGATGAACAACAATGGTTTGACCTCGCCAAAGTGAAAGAATTAGTCAAGTCAATAATGTCGTCTGATTTAGACATTTTTCAGCTGTTTGTTATTAGATTCTGCTGAAGATATTATGCCTCAATGTTGCAAAGTAAacttaaatgcaattttatgCACCAATCTCAGAATGTGTAccgtaatattataaaggtcGCGGGTAATACATTCTACAATAAGTTTACAACGGCCTTAGCAGTAATTAATGTAACAACTACCCTACggaaaattagttttaatagtCAATACGTTAATTGAATTCCACAATGGGAACTAAGTGGCAGGTACATTAGGATATGCAATAGCTTTGGAGTATTGTGGACgctgtcgggcataacaaaattaacaattaattaaaataaacgtttaaactttttaaataagtatgtgatttatattttgaatttttgacaaCAACGATTTCGCGTCACGGTTCACCAGGTCAACTAGGTACGCCACTTTACGGTTCACCTACAAAGGCCACACTCCACAGA
This sequence is a window from Trichoplusia ni isolate ovarian cell line Hi5 chromosome 8, tn1, whole genome shotgun sequence. Protein-coding genes within it:
- the LOC113496509 gene encoding E3 ubiquitin-protein ligase AIRP1-like, with product MSKSDDIIDLTNSFTLARSNHCCSSNMIIDLDTDDSFCIEADGSIDSPCILPRTANVKPTLRVPAVIPDTPSPSRKKPKLKKRTPKRKSTSPSPLAAKPGKKFGGCPICWDELGKNPLASTKCGHVYCMKCLQEYLKLEKKCPTCRQVLKGSSAYHPLYLSKE